From one Candidatus Margulisiibacteriota bacterium genomic stretch:
- a CDS encoding 6-bladed beta-propeller encodes MKARFYAPAFVTPSLILSFILFNAAGCRQQESAWRGSIKDEKGITVVRNPAQPIYRKDIIYFEEELQIGSADKSDKYIFSSIDGLDVDDNGHIYVLDSRAAEVKVFSQDGEYLRSIGGRGQGPGEMQRPLFLQITADNELVVQDYATQHFLYFSLDGRFLRQKANWKTEHPAQLVKIDEQGNLIGLEILGPPPMGGKVLRKYNSNFEPPITLAEQPQDLTARTEYNILRPTFYFDVFANDNIILGHSEKYELDILNPEGKLIKKILKKHRRMRIRNDDKDFYRERYESFIKIGGKLKFPDSFPCFSDIAVDDKGRIFVKTFERKRNKKDTFYFDLFDEEGKYLAKMPIVISLNRDSVWKNGKLYTVE; translated from the coding sequence ATGAAAGCTAGATTTTACGCCCCTGCCTTTGTCACTCCATCCTTAATCTTATCGTTTATCTTGTTTAATGCTGCTGGCTGCAGGCAGCAGGAATCAGCCTGGAGAGGCAGCATAAAAGATGAGAAAGGCATAACAGTTGTCAGAAATCCTGCGCAGCCAATATATAGAAAAGACATAATTTATTTTGAAGAAGAGCTTCAGATTGGCTCAGCCGATAAATCAGACAAATATATTTTTTCAAGTATCGATGGTCTCGATGTAGATGATAACGGCCATATTTATGTTCTGGACAGCCGGGCGGCAGAGGTCAAAGTCTTCAGCCAGGACGGCGAATATTTAAGAAGCATAGGAGGGAGAGGGCAGGGGCCGGGTGAAATGCAAAGACCTCTCTTCCTTCAAATCACAGCTGATAATGAACTTGTTGTCCAGGATTACGCCACCCAGCATTTTTTATATTTTTCTCTTGATGGACGATTTCTCAGGCAGAAAGCTAACTGGAAAACAGAACATCCCGCTCAGCTGGTCAAAATAGATGAGCAAGGAAATCTTATAGGGTTAGAAATATTAGGACCTCCTCCGATGGGCGGAAAGGTTTTGAGGAAGTATAATTCAAATTTCGAGCCGCCAATTACACTGGCTGAACAGCCTCAAGATTTAACCGCCAGGACAGAATATAACATCCTCAGGCCGACGTTTTATTTTGATGTTTTTGCCAACGATAATATTATCTTAGGCCATTCTGAAAAATATGAGCTCGATATTCTTAATCCCGAGGGGAAACTTATAAAGAAAATCCTGAAAAAACACAGACGCATGCGTATTCGGAATGACGATAAAGATTTCTATAGGGAAAGATATGAAAGTTTCATTAAAATTGGCGGGAAGCTAAAGTTTCCCGATAGTTTTCCGTGTTTTAGTGATATAGCCGTTGATGATAAGGGCAGGATATTTGTTAAGACCTTTGAAAGAAAAAGGAACAAAAAAGACACGTTTTATTTTGATCTTTTTGATGAAGAGGGGAAGTATCTGGCTAAAATGCCGATAGTTATTAGCTTGAATCGAGACTCTGTGTGGAAAAACGGTAAGCTTTACACGGTAGAA